The genomic interval TTCACCGAGGAACAGCCCCATCTGCTGCCGCTACCCGATAACCCCTTCCCCACCGAGGAGCGCCTCGAAGTCAGCGTCCGCAAGACCCCTTATGTGCGTTTCGACCTCAACGACTATTCTGTCCCCCTTTCGGCAGCAACCCACCTGACTCCCACACCGCCGCCGCTCTGCCGTCGCGCCCTCGACCCAACCGATCGCGACCGCGCTTCCCACCAAAATCACGCGCTTTTACAACCCCGTCAACATGAGCTCATAGCCGTAGTCATGCGGGACGAAGAGGTCGAGCTGGATAGGGTCTTTGTGCTGCTGTTTGACGCGAGTCCGAATGAAGAGGAAGCGGTGGGGCGTCTTCCAGGCCTTGGGTTTCCACTTGGCCTCGAAGTAGTCCCACTGTGCTGCCCCTCGCCACCAGAAACGCCGTGCCTCGATGCGCGCTTTGAGATCGGTAAAGCGCTCGAAGGGAACGCTCACCGTGTACTCCACGCCCGCGGCGCAAGGTGTCCTTGCCGGGGCCGGCCTCGGGGCGCGGGCCGCGTGGACCAGCGGAGACTTCTTCGAGGCCGTGCCCCCAGGTGGAGATCTGTATCTCCTCAAGAGCGTCCTTCACAACTGGGACGACGCTCACGCGGCGAGGATTCTCCGGCGATGCCGCGAGGCCATGTCCCCGGAGTCCAGGCTGCTGGTCATCGAGCGGCTGCTCCCGACCGGCAACGGCCCATCGGAGGCCAAGCTGTTCGACATCAGCATGCTCGTCGTTCTCGGTGGGCGGGAGCGCACCGAAGGCGAGTACCGGGTCCTGCTTGGCAGCACCGGCCTAGAGCTGAGGCGGGTCATCCCTACCGAGTGTCCACTCTCCCTTTTCGAGGCGATCCCGATCCTGGATCCGTGCGGGCTCACGAACGCCACCTCGGGGCGGGCGCGCATTGCCCCGGAACCAATCCGGCGGTGTAGTGCCCGCTGCCGAGGGGCCTTAGCTCGCGCTTCTAAGGGTCCTCCGCGAGCGCGGTGAGCATGCTTGTGACGAGCCCGTATTTAAGCCTGAAGAGCACGAGCAGCGGGGCCAGGACCGCGGCGAGCCCCAGGAGGGGGTCGTGACCCGGCTTGTGGCCCTTGGGCTCTCGCGCGTGACGCTCGACTTCGATGGCTCGGTGATCGGCACAGGCAAAGGGGCCGGAGGGCACGGCAGTAGGGTTTAACCGCAAGAAGAAGGGGCAGCGCAGTCTATTATCCCCTCTTCTGCACGGTCGCCCAGACCGGTAGGTGCTCGACGTGCTGCATCGTTTCGGCAACGTGCATGATTCCCATGGGCCAAGGACTTCATCCTCAGCTGTATCGCTGTCGTACGGTCGGCCCTGCCTGCTGTCTCCACCACCGACTGCCGGTCGAACAGCAGCCCGGATAGATGAGCGTGGGCCTTGAGCAGGGACGCGAGGAGCGCCCCGTGGCCGCCGCCGACATCGATCACCCGGCCCACCGGTGAAAAGTCGTAGGCCGCGAGAATCGCCTCGGCCTCCAGAGCCGAGTACCCGGTCATCGCTTCATCGAAGGTCCGGCCGGCCGCGCGGTCGATCTCCAGGTACTCGTAGAACGGGATCCCGTGCGCGTCTTCGAACCCCGGCCGGCCGGTCTGAACGCTGGTGAGAATGCGTCCGTATGCCTGCCAGAGCCAGTCCTCGCCATACAGCACCGCCAAGGGCCGTAGCGACCCGGGTGCGTCGCTCCGGAGCAGGTCCGCCAGGGGCGTCGCGGTGAAAGTGCCTTCGGCGGTTTCCGCGAAGGTGCCGAAGCTGACCAGTGCCCGGAGGACTCGCCTGAGGGCCCCGGGATCGGCTCCCACCCGCAGCGCGAGCTCCTCCGCCGTCAGGGCCCCTCGGCAAGATGGTCGGCCAACCTGAGCTTGGCCGCGACGTGGATCAGCAGCGTCACGCGAAAGCCCATGATGAGACCGCGCAGCTGGTGGGCCGCCGCGAACGGATCGGCGGGCGTGCTGCTCGACATGGGTGGACTCTGTTGCAGGTGCATGACCTCGATGTCCCCATTTCAACGAGTGACGTGGATTCCCGGCTCCGCGGCCGGCGCGCGGTGCAGCCAGAGCATGAGAAGCGCGGCCGCGAGAGAGAGGCCCCCGAGGGTGAGCAGTCCCGCCGTGAAGCCGGCGGTGTGCTCGCGCACCAGTCCCAGGATATTGGGACCGACGAAGCCGCCCAGATTACCAAGCGAGTTGATCAGCGCGATCCCGCCCGCCACCGCCCCTCCGGTCAGGAGCCGGGGTGGGAGGCACCAGAACACCGGGAGAAAGGCGATGGATCCGCCCATGGCCAGGGTCAGCCCTCCGATGATGACCAGCGGCTCTCGGACGACCGCGGCCAGGGTACACCCGATGGCCGCGACGCCGAGCGTGGCCGCGGCATGGCCGACCCGTTCGCCGCTCCGGTCCGAGTGCCATCCCAACAGCAGCATTCCCACGGCGCTGGCGCCGCCCACTGCGAGCAGCACCCATCCCATCTGGCTGTCGGCTACCCCAGCGACGTCGCGCAGCAGGAGCGGGAGCCAGAGGCTGAGGGCGTAGCTCGTCACGCCCATGAGGAAGTAGGGCGCCGAGAGCCGCCACACCGCGGGGCTGGTCACGGCCTCGCGCAGGGTGGGGTGGGCCCAGCGCGACCAGTCGCGGTGCTCCCGGTCGAGTCTGCGTCGAGCCACTCGCGATCCCTCGGTGCCAGCCACTTCGCGTCTTCCGGTCGATCCGTGAGGTAGCGAACGGTGATCAGCCCGAGGACGACAGCGGGAAGCCCCTCGACTAGGAAGAGCCATTGCCAGCCGGCCAGCCCGAGCCTGCCATCCATGCCGAGCAGCGCCGCGCCCAGGGGTCCACCCAGACCGTTCGCGAGCGGTACCGCGATGGTGAACCGGGACAGCGCGCGACCCCGCTGCTGCTCCGGAAACCAGTGGGCCAGGTAGTAGACGATCCCAGGAGAGAAGCCGGCCTCCGCCACACCGAGGAGCAGGCGCATGAGGTAGAAGCTCGCCCGAGAGCGCACGAACATGGTCGCCGCCGCGATGACACCCCAGGTCATGGCGATGCGCGCGATCCATCGGCGCGCGCCCACCCGAGCGAGGATCAGGTTGCTGGGAACTTCGAACAGCGCATACCCCAGGAAGAAGATCCCGGCTCCGAGCCCATAGACTGCCGGCCCGAACTCGAGATCCCGGTTCATCTGGAGCGCAGCGAACCCGACGTTCGTGCGGTCGATGAAGCAGATGATGAAGAGCAGGAAGAGCAGGGGGAGAAGCCGCCGGCTGACCCGTGCGATGATCCGCTGTTCCATCGGCTCGGTGGTGAAATCGTCCGAGGCACCGGGCATCGCCGGGTTCGGAGAGACCGTGCTTCGTAAACGGGACTTCGGACTCATGACGTTTCAAACTCATGGTTCTGTGGGATGCGCAGGAAGGCACCCTGGGGCGCACTTCGCGCCGCACCCAACCTCTGTCAGCCTGATCGCCCGGCGTGATGCGGCTCACGGTACCAGGCCTGGCGGGGTTGCACAAACTCGTTGCGCCTCGCTGGCAACATGGAACGCAGCGGCGTCGCTGCGATCTGGAACAACGATTCGTACACGCTATTCCGGGAACGCCTGGAGTCCGACAGTCCCCCGGAGATCTGCCGCAGCTGCGCGGTGTATAACGGCACGTTCTAAGTAGTGGCCGGCGGTGCGTCGCGATGAACCCCCTTCGCGCATCAAACGGGGTTGTGGGCCTTGCATCGCCCCGGGATGGTTCAATTTCGACGTGCGCGACCTGCCGGGTGTCGATCTCCGCGGCGATATACGCCAGGGGCTTCCGCTCGCCGACGCGAGCGTGAACTGCGCAGCCGCCATTCACGCGCTTCAGGACCTCGCTTGGGCCGACACGCTTTGCGCTTTGCGCGAAGTGCGCCGTGTCCTCAAGCCTGGCGGAGTTTTAAGCTGGCAGTACCCGATCTCGACAAGGCGATCCGTGCGTACAGGGAAGACGACGCACGCTACTTCCATGTTCCGGACGAACACGCCCGCAGTATCGGAGCGAAGCTCATCACGCAGATCATCTGGTATGGCTCAGTGCGTACGCCGATGACCTTTGACTTCCTGCGCGAACAGTTGCTCTACGCTACGTATAGCGAGGTGCGGCGCTACGACTTTGGTGTAACCCTCAGTCACTTTGCTGACCTCGCAAGCTTGGACAACC from Pseudomonadota bacterium carries:
- a CDS encoding MFS transporter; translation: MARRRLDREHRDWSRWAHPTLREAVTSPAVWRLSAPYFLMGVTSYALSLWLPLLLRDVAGVADSQMGWVLLAVGGASAVGMLLLGWHSDRSGERVGHAAATLGVAAIGCTLAAVVREPLVIIGGLTLAMGGSIAFLPVFWCLPPRLLTGGAVAGGIALINSLGNLGGFVGPNILGLVREHTAGFTAGLLTLGGLSLAAALLMLWLHRAPAAEPGIHVTR
- a CDS encoding MFS transporter; translation: MPGASDDFTTEPMEQRIIARVSRRLLPLLFLLFIICFIDRTNVGFAALQMNRDLEFGPAVYGLGAGIFFLGYALFEVPSNLILARVGARRWIARIAMTWGVIAAATMFVRSRASFYLMRLLLGVAEAGFSPGIVYYLAHWFPEQQRGRALSRFTIAVPLANGLGGPLGAALLGMDGRLGLAGWQWLFLVEGLPAVVLGLITVRYLTDRPEDAKWLAPRDREWLDADSTGSTATGRAGPTPPCARP
- a CDS encoding SPASM domain-containing protein — encoded protein: MERSGVAAIWNNDSYTLFRERLESDSPPEICRSCAVYNGTF